TGCTGTTCGTGCTCACAGCGAAGGCGCCCGGCGTTAGGCTGCCGTTCGGCGCAGCAGTCTGAACACTCGACGTAGAGGTCTGTACAACGGGGGCAGTTGCGGCACTGCTGGTAGTAGCGGTAGTAGCGACCGTGTTAACACTCGCCGTGCTACTCGCGGCAGTAACAATCTTTACCTCCGTCAGGCTGTTCCACAAGTTCAGGTTATTGCCGTTACCTACGATGCGTACATAACGTGCGGCTTGGTCGGGAACGTCGAATCGTTGGAAGCCGAGGCTCGTGCCGTTGCTTTGGCCGGTAAACACTTTCGTCTGCTGTCCGGCGGCGTTAGTGAGATAGATTTCAAACGATGCCCGGCGTTCGTTGCCTTTGAAAAAAGCCAAGTCAACGGCTTGGACGGTTTGCGATTGTCCGAGATCGTATTCAATCCATTGGCCACGTCCGTAGGCGGACCAACGAGAGTTGGGGTCAAGGCTGCCGTCTAGGGTGTTCGGCGCGACGTAGATACTATCAGCGGCGCTGGCGCGGGCGGTGATTTGGCTGGGGGTTTCGCCGCCGCCGCTGCCGCCATCGCTCGCAATGGGTGCCCACCAGTTACCGGAGATGAACAGCATCGACAGTAAATTGATGGAGTCGTCGTAGTAGCTGTCTTTCTGGGTGACCATCACGTCCCAGCCGCGGTTGACGAAGGTTTGGTGGTTACCGGTGGCGACGGTGGCCGCGGCAATGAACGGAGCGGTAAACGCCATGCTGGAATAACCCACCATCGGTGAACCGTTCAAACGGTAGCCGGCGAGGATGCCTGACGGTTGTTGGTTGGTGGTGTTTTCGAGCCAGCCAATGACTTTAGTCATGGCGGCTTTCGCTTCGGGGCGCTGGAAGTGGGCGGCATCCATGGCAATGCGCAATGGATAGCGACAGGAGTTCCAGGAGTAGTCGTCGTCGGTGGCGGCTTCGAGAAAGTTCGGTGGTGCCGGGCGTGGCGTGGAGCCGATAACGAAGTCGGAGATTAAGCCGGTACCGGGCGAGTAAGTACGAGTGAAGCTGTCGATCATGCTGTAGACGGTCGTGGCGGTATCGTTCCAGAACGGATCTTTCGTTGCCTCGAAGTAGGCGTGCATGTGGCCGGTCATCCAATCAGAAGGACGCGTGGCCCATTGGTCTGTGCTCCAGTCGCCGAGCATGGTGCGTTTGGAACTGGTGTGAACGTCGCTGCCTTTGAGGCCGAGATTGATGATGCGTTTTGCTTCGTTGAGATAGTTGATCTTGCCGGCGGAGCCCCATTGGTAGTGCGCGAGCAATAGCGCGTAAGCGATGTCCATGTCGCCGTCGGTGGCGGAGTCGGAATCGGCGCTGGTGCTTTCGCTTTGATCGATGATCCACGACATTAAATTGCGATTGATCGTCGACCGGTGCTTGTCGTACATGTTGTACATGCCGTCGAAGTATTGCTGCGCTTGCGCATCTTTCCCGCCCATCAGCGCGAACAGGATCATGCCGTAGCCGTGCGCTTCCGACGTGGTGATCTCATTGCCGGTGCCACCGGTGCCGGTCATGGCGACGTAGTAGCCGCCGCCGGGTGTTGCGCCATTAGAAGACTTGACGTATTTCTGCTTCCAGTAGCCGTAGTAGCTGGCAACGGCCGTGTTCATTTGCGTTTGGGTAACGTGGCTGGGTTTGATTTTGCCGACGTAGTTGCGTTGTTGTGGGAACGGTCGGTTGGCGGCGTAAGCGTTACCGACGTTCATCACGAACGATAGACACAACGCGAGTGCCACGGTTAACGGCGCTCGCGATTTCCCTTTTGGTGTATTCCAGACACGCATTGTCTTTTTTCCTTTTTTGAAAACGGACTCGCCGGCAGAATTTCCAAATGACGACGGGGTTCGGTCAGCGGATTTAACGAACAAATCGACGCGGTGTTCCCATGCCATGCAACGGGATTAACCCAAGACGGCAATAGGC
This genomic stretch from Gammaproteobacteria bacterium harbors:
- a CDS encoding discoidin domain-containing protein, which gives rise to MRVWNTPKGKSRAPLTVALALCLSFVMNVGNAYAANRPFPQQRNYVGKIKPSHVTQTQMNTAVASYYGYWKQKYVKSSNGATPGGGYYVAMTGTGGTGNEITTSEAHGYGMILFALMGGKDAQAQQYFDGMYNMYDKHRSTINRNLMSWIIDQSESTSADSDSATDGDMDIAYALLLAHYQWGSAGKINYLNEAKRIINLGLKGSDVHTSSKRTMLGDWSTDQWATRPSDWMTGHMHAYFEATKDPFWNDTATTVYSMIDSFTRTYSPGTGLISDFVIGSTPRPAPPNFLEAATDDDYSWNSCRYPLRIAMDAAHFQRPEAKAAMTKVIGWLENTTNQQPSGILAGYRLNGSPMVGYSSMAFTAPFIAAATVATGNHQTFVNRGWDVMVTQKDSYYDDSINLLSMLFISGNWWAPIASDGGSGGGETPSQITARASAADSIYVAPNTLDGSLDPNSRWSAYGRGQWIEYDLGQSQTVQAVDLAFFKGNERRASFEIYLTNAAGQQTKVFTGQSNGTSLGFQRFDVPDQAARYVRIVGNGNNLNLWNSLTEVKIVTAASSTASVNTVATTATTSSAATAPVVQTSTSSVQTAAPNGSLTPGAFAVSTNSITTSTSVTKSLASQLQ